Genomic DNA from Paenibacillus borealis:
GACATTATCGCTTCCAAAGGCAGGGCAAGCTATGTGGGCGAGCGGAGCCTCAGCCACCCGGATGCCGGAGCTACAGCGATAGGTATTCTGTTCACCGGGATTGTAGACCGGATGCAGCAGTAAGGATAGAAGGAGCAATGAATGATTGCTGTAAACCAAAAGGGACGCCCGGCGGCAAGATCGCAACCGGACGTCCCTTTGGTTTGTCCCAAACTCAAGTCTCGTAAATAATATTTCCGGTTTCGGTAAGGTTATAGCTGTGGATGGACTTCAGCTCGTTCTGGAAAGCGGGTGAGCGCAGAATATCAATGACCGTGCTGATCCATTGTTCATTCTCCGGCTTCTTGACCATGACCAGGTCATAGCGTTCCTCAGTGAGCGGAATGAAGTCGATGCCTTCAATAATCTTAGCGGCTTTCTCGGTGCCGATGCCCACATCGGCGCTCCCCCGCGCTACCATGCCGGCTACAGCCAGATGACTGTTCTCTTCGGTTCCGTAGCCCTGAAGCGAGGCGGAGGGAATTCCGAGCAGGCGGAGCTGCTCATCCAGCAGAACCCGGGCCCCGGAGCCGCGTTCGCGGTTAATCAGGGTCAGCCCGCTCTGCCGGAGATCACTCCAGCTGCGGATGCCTTTCGGATTGCCCTTCTGCACATAGAACCCGGCACTCCGTGACAGCAGATGCACCACGACATAAGAGAAGCCCACGAGCAGCTTGCGGATATAAGGGAGATTATATTCGCCGGTATCACCGTCCAGCAGATGGGTGCTGACAATATCCGATTCCCCGTGATACATGGCAATCAGGCTGTCCAGGCTGCCGGCATACGAACGGAGCGGGCGGGTAGACGGCAATGTACGCTCCAGATGGGTCGCCAGAATATCAAGCGACATATCCTGGCCGGTAATGACCACATTCACGCTGGTGCCTTTGCCGCTGTGGGGCGGCGCGAAGCTCTGGAACGGAGGCGCGAAGGAAGCGGCTGCCTGCGGCTGCTGTATTTCCTGCAATCCGCTGCCGCCGGGGAGCGGATGACCATAAGCCCCGCTGCTGCGGGAATTCTGCTTGTACCTCTCCAGATCAGAGAGGTCAACGCGCATTTGCTTGCCGACACGGTAGGAGGGAAGCTCTCCTTTTTTGATCAGGTCATAGACTTTAAGCTTGGATATTTTGAGTAACCGGGCGATTTCCTCGGTAGTATAGGAAGTATTCTCGGACATGAATTTAAACCCTCCCAGGGGATGAACTGCGGCAGAAGTCACATAGCCTTATAATGCTCAAGACTACCTTATTTTGTGGGCCTGCGCAATCTAAGATAACACCCGGGGAGCAGGCGGAGCGCAGAACACGGGCTTAATAAGCCCCATGCCGGTCAGTCTTCGCCTGCTGTGCATCGGAACACTGAATCAGCTCCGAGACGGTGACGAACCGGAATCCCTGCTTCTCAAGCTCAGGCAGGATGATCTTCAGCGCTTCCTTCGTTTGCGATTGTCCATGGACATGGTCGTGGAACAGGACGATATCGCCACTCTTGGCATTGCGGATCACCCGGCTGGAGATGCTCCATACTCCGGGGCGGTTCCAGTCGCGGGTATCCTGATGCCAGGACCAGAGCACCGGCTTCAGGCCCATGTTGTTGGACACATCAATCATCGTCTCGTCATACATTCCGCCCGGAGGCCTGAACAGGCTGCTGTGCTTGCCGGATACTTTGACAATCTCCTTCTCCGCCAGCTCCAGCTCTTCCTGAATCTGCTGCCCGGAGACCGGAGTTTTGAAGTAGACGTGGTTATAGGTATGGTTAGCAAGCTCATGGCCTTCATTAATGACGCGTCTGGCTACTTCGGGATAAGCGGCGATCCGTTTGCCAATTGCAAAAAATGTGCATTTCGCATTGTATTGATGCAGCACCTCCAGAATACCATCCGTCTCGATGGGGTCCGGGCCGTCGTCGAAGGTGAGTGCTATAAGCTTTTGGCTGGTCTGCACCTCCCAGATCATGTCGCCCCGTTCCTCATAATAATAGCGGTTCTTGACCCTGTTCGGGCTGCCGAGCGCAAGGTCTGACGAGCCGTGCATAAGCGCGAGCGCTGTAAGGGCCGCGGCAGTGATTCGGATTCCTCTATTCATGCGTCTCAAGTTTCACTCCACACCCTGTGTTTTTATAAGCCAGTCTTGCACTGCTTGAGCCTTAGAATGCTCCATCTGTCCTATGAAATATGCATTTGAGCCCGGATGCCCGGCGATTTGTATTTTAGAGTGAAAGTTCTGCCGGAAATGACTTATAATGAAGTACTAAATACAGATCAAGGAATAGGGGCAGCGGAGATGACACTAATTGAGAAAAGAGAGCATAGGCAATATCCGGAAATTACCCGGCTGGAAACATCCAGAGCCGCATATGAACGCGATTATTCGCGTCTGATCCATTCGCCGACCTTCCGCCGGCTGCAGGGCAAATCACAGGTATTCGGTGC
This window encodes:
- a CDS encoding substrate-binding domain-containing protein, with translation MSENTSYTTEEIARLLKISKLKVYDLIKKGELPSYRVGKQMRVDLSDLERYKQNSRSSGAYGHPLPGGSGLQEIQQPQAAASFAPPFQSFAPPHSGKGTSVNVVITGQDMSLDILATHLERTLPSTRPLRSYAGSLDSLIAMYHGESDIVSTHLLDGDTGEYNLPYIRKLLVGFSYVVVHLLSRSAGFYVQKGNPKGIRSWSDLRQSGLTLINRERGSGARVLLDEQLRLLGIPSASLQGYGTEENSHLAVAGMVARGSADVGIGTEKAAKIIEGIDFIPLTEERYDLVMVKKPENEQWISTVIDILRSPAFQNELKSIHSYNLTETGNIIYET
- a CDS encoding polysaccharide deacetylase family protein, whose translation is MNRGIRITAAALTALALMHGSSDLALGSPNRVKNRYYYEERGDMIWEVQTSQKLIALTFDDGPDPIETDGILEVLHQYNAKCTFFAIGKRIAAYPEVARRVINEGHELANHTYNHVYFKTPVSGQQIQEELELAEKEIVKVSGKHSSLFRPPGGMYDETMIDVSNNMGLKPVLWSWHQDTRDWNRPGVWSISSRVIRNAKSGDIVLFHDHVHGQSQTKEALKIILPELEKQGFRFVTVSELIQCSDAQQAKTDRHGAY